The window AGACGGCGATCCTGCGCTCATAGGCGAAGTTGCGCTGCGGCGGCAGGCGCTCGCCCGGCTTCAGCCTGCCGTCGGCAATATCCGCGGCGATCGCGTCGGCCAGCTTCAGATAATCGGATTTCGACATTTATTGAACCGAGTACAATGTTTTTATTGCTCCGAGAATCGTATCGGATCATTTTGTTCATATCAACCCAGCTGCACCGGAAATCGCGAGGGTTACGACGGCCGGCGATTACCTCGCCGACGTGATGAGAGCGTATTGCCGACGTCTGACCCGGTGCGACCTAACGGAGGCCAAAATGTCTGCATTCCTGCTGACCATCACTCGCCCTGTCACCGCGAAGCGCTCCGAGGCATTGCTCCGCCTGCCGGGCGCGCTGTACCGGGCGGTCACGCGCTACATCAATCATCGCGCCGCCATTGCGGACCTGCGCGAATCCGACGAGCACGCGTTGCAGGACATCGGCATCGTCCGCAGCCAGATCGAAGCGGCGGTCCACGGACTCGTTCCGCGTAGCGGCCGTGAGAAGATGTGATGAGGGGACGCGAGCGTGCGTTGATTGCGGCGCAAATCTTCGCCCGGCCTCGCCCGCAGGTCGATCTTTCAGCTTCCTGCCCGGCCCACGTCACGCGCCAGCATGAGCAATGCCAGCGCCGCTGCAGCCGATAACGCGACCAGGGCGACCGTACTCGTCGCGAGCCCGGCTCGTTCGAGCATCACGGCAAAAGCAAGCGGTGCTGCGGCGCGGATGGCGAGGCCAGGCGCGGACAATTTGCCGAGCATCGCACCGTAGCCGGCGGGACCGAAGAGCTGGAGCGGGACCGTGCCGCGCACGATCGAGCTCAGTCCCATGCTGATGCCATAGGCGATCGCAAACAGCCCCGCGAGGGCGGCCGTGCTGCCGCCGACGACAAGCAGAATGAACCCGAGCGGCATGAGTGCGCCCGAGACCCACGCAGTCGTCACCGGAGGCACATTGGTGCCGAACAGCATCTCGATGAGCCGCCCGGTCACCTGCGACGGGCCGACCATAGCGCCGAAGGTGACCGCCAGCGCTGCGCTGAATCCGAGGCCCTGCAGCAGTGTCAGCATGTGAATCGACATGGCCGAGACGACGAAGCCCTGGAGCGAGAATGCGATCGCCAGCAGGACAAAGGCGCGTCGGCGGGCCGGGCCGGCTAGGTAGCCATCAGGGCCTGACGTCTCGGACGGACGA is drawn from Bosea sp. Tri-49 and contains these coding sequences:
- a CDS encoding DUF1127 domain-containing protein, translating into MSAFLLTITRPVTAKRSEALLRLPGALYRAVTRYINHRAAIADLRESDEHALQDIGIVRSQIEAAVHGLVPRSGREKM